The proteins below come from a single Nitrososphaera sp. genomic window:
- a CDS encoding extradiol dioxygenase: MPSISGVHLIIESENPDADAAFFRDTMAFKHVDAGSGFLIFRLPPAEAAFHPVDSSGDDKSRNGIFLMCNDLKKEMANLRSKGIKCSKPINARWGTVTKIQLPSGIEIGLYQPKHVRPE, translated from the coding sequence GTGCCTAGCATAAGTGGCGTGCATTTAATCATCGAGAGCGAGAATCCAGACGCAGACGCAGCCTTTTTCCGAGACACAATGGCCTTTAAGCACGTTGACGCCGGAAGTGGATTTCTCATCTTCAGACTGCCTCCTGCTGAAGCAGCATTCCATCCCGTTGATAGCAGCGGTGATGACAAATCACGAAATGGGATTTTCCTAATGTGTAATGACCTTAAGAAAGAAATGGCAAATCTACGAAGCAAGGGTATCAAATGCAGCAAGCCAATAAACGCACGATGGGGAACCGTTACAAAGATTCAGCTGCCAAGCGGAATCGAGATCGGCCTCTATCAGCCCAAGCATGTCAGACCGGAATAA